In a genomic window of Tissierella sp. Yu-01:
- a CDS encoding histidine phosphatase family protein, whose translation MSKYIILYRHGMAVDKATAASDDLRSLSIRGRRLLNKSIAGFKIMLGKHKYVKIYSSPKLRAAQTAEMLSSELNLSPPQYYDFLATGGNIRLLREILEEIEPGSVAVIVGHQPFLSVWSQELSGFYLPFKKGTAACYKFPNEITEKKAELRWYLQTRDFIKIKGKEHIKR comes from the coding sequence ATGAGTAAATATATAATACTCTATAGACATGGAATGGCTGTAGACAAGGCCACAGCTGCAAGTGATGATTTAAGATCACTTTCAATTAGAGGCAGACGACTACTTAATAAGAGTATTGCTGGATTTAAGATAATGCTAGGCAAGCATAAATATGTAAAAATTTATTCTAGTCCAAAGCTAAGGGCGGCACAGACAGCAGAAATGTTATCATCAGAATTAAACCTTTCACCACCACAATATTATGACTTTCTTGCAACTGGGGGAAATATTAGACTACTTAGGGAAATACTTGAGGAAATCGAACCAGGTAGTGTAGCTGTCATAGTTGGTCATCAGCCATTCCTTTCTGTTTGGAGTCAAGAGCTTTCAGGATTCTATCTACCATTTAAAAAAGGAACTGCAGCATGCTACAAGTTTCCAAATGAGATAACAGAGAAGAAGGCTGAACTTAGATGGTATTTACAAACAAGAGATTTTATTAAAATAAAAGGGAAAGAACATATAAAGCGATAA